One genomic region from Yersinia canariae encodes:
- the atpA gene encoding F0F1 ATP synthase subunit alpha has protein sequence MQLNSTEISELIKQRIAQFNVVSEAHNEGTIVSVSDGIIRVHGLADVMQGEMIALPGNRYAIALNLERDSVGAVVMGPYADLAEGMKVKCTGRILEVPVGRGLLGRVVNTLGEPIDGKGPVENDGFSAVEAIAPGVIERQSVDEPVQTGYKSVDAMIPIGRGQRELIIGDRQTGKTALAIDAIINQRDSGIKCVYVAIGQKASTVANVVRKLEEHGALANTIVVVATASESAALQYLAPYSGCAMGEYFRDRGEDALIIYDDLSKQAVAYRQISLLLRRPPGREAYPGDVFYLHSRLLERAARVNADYVEAFTKGEVKGKTGSLTALPIIETQAGDVSAFVPTNVISITDGQIFLESSLFNAGIRPAVNPGISVSRVGGAAQTKIMKKLSGGIRTALAQYRELAAFSQFASDLDDATRKQLSHGQKVTELLKQKQYAPMSVAQQSLVLFAAERGYLGDIELAKVGSFEAALLAFADREHAELLQQINQTGAYNDEIEAKLKGILDTFKATQSW, from the coding sequence ATGCAACTGAATTCCACCGAAATCAGCGAACTGATCAAGCAGCGCATTGCTCAGTTCAATGTAGTGAGCGAAGCTCACAATGAAGGTACTATTGTTTCCGTTAGTGACGGGATCATTCGTGTACACGGTCTGGCCGATGTAATGCAAGGCGAGATGATCGCACTGCCTGGCAACCGTTACGCAATCGCACTGAACCTGGAGCGCGACTCCGTAGGTGCTGTGGTTATGGGGCCGTACGCCGATCTTGCTGAAGGCATGAAGGTTAAATGTACTGGCCGTATCCTGGAAGTTCCAGTCGGTCGTGGCCTGTTGGGTCGCGTCGTCAATACTCTGGGTGAACCTATTGATGGTAAAGGTCCGGTAGAAAATGACGGCTTCTCAGCTGTTGAAGCTATCGCGCCTGGCGTTATCGAACGTCAATCCGTTGATGAACCTGTTCAAACTGGCTATAAATCAGTCGATGCCATGATTCCAATCGGTCGTGGCCAGCGTGAATTGATCATCGGTGACCGTCAGACAGGTAAAACTGCTCTGGCGATTGATGCGATCATCAACCAGCGCGATTCCGGCATTAAATGTGTGTATGTTGCTATCGGCCAGAAAGCCTCTACTGTTGCAAACGTAGTGCGTAAACTGGAAGAACATGGCGCGTTGGCGAACACCATTGTGGTTGTCGCTACCGCATCAGAATCTGCAGCATTGCAATACCTGGCACCTTACTCCGGTTGTGCCATGGGTGAATATTTCCGCGACCGCGGTGAAGATGCGCTGATTATTTATGATGACCTGTCTAAACAGGCTGTTGCATATCGTCAAATCTCCTTGCTGCTCCGTCGTCCACCAGGTCGTGAAGCTTATCCTGGCGACGTATTCTACCTCCACTCCCGTTTGCTGGAGCGTGCTGCGCGTGTTAACGCAGACTACGTTGAAGCCTTTACCAAGGGTGAAGTGAAAGGTAAAACCGGTTCTTTGACCGCATTGCCAATCATTGAAACTCAAGCAGGGGACGTTTCCGCGTTCGTTCCGACCAACGTAATTTCGATTACTGATGGTCAGATCTTCCTGGAATCCAGCCTGTTTAACGCCGGTATTCGTCCTGCGGTTAACCCGGGTATCTCCGTATCTCGTGTGGGTGGTGCAGCGCAGACCAAGATCATGAAAAAACTGTCCGGTGGTATCCGTACCGCTTTGGCACAGTATCGTGAACTTGCTGCGTTCTCCCAGTTCGCATCCGATTTGGATGATGCAACACGTAAACAGCTGAGCCATGGTCAGAAAGTGACCGAGCTTCTGAAACAGAAACAATACGCACCGATGTCTGTTGCGCAGCAGTCTCTGGTTCTGTTTGCAGCTGAACGTGGTTATCTGGGTGATATCGAGTTGGCGAAGGTAGGTAGCTTTGAAGCTGCGCTGTTGGCGTTTGCTGACCGTGAGCATGCCGAGCTTCTGCAACAAATCAACCAAACTGGCGCGTATAACGATGAGATCGAGGCAAAGCTGAAAGGCATCCTTGATACATTTAAGGCAACCCAGTCCTGGTAA
- the atpI gene encoding F0F1 ATP synthase subunit I: MSVSLYSGKIARKLLLLQLMTFVVLSAVFGFKSLEWSASALAGGLAAWLPNAVFMLFASRHQAKTAAPGRVAWSFAIGEGLKVIVTIILLIVALGLLKAAFAPLGLTYLAVLIVQILAPAVISGNRT, translated from the coding sequence ATGTCTGTATCCCTTTACAGTGGGAAAATTGCACGAAAGTTGCTGTTGTTGCAGTTAATGACTTTTGTTGTTCTCAGTGCTGTTTTTGGTTTTAAAAGCCTGGAATGGAGTGCTTCGGCTCTGGCAGGTGGGCTGGCAGCATGGTTACCCAATGCCGTATTTATGTTGTTTGCCAGTCGTCATCAGGCGAAAACAGCTGCTCCGGGTCGTGTTGCATGGTCGTTCGCCATTGGTGAAGGGTTAAAAGTTATCGTGACGATAATTTTGCTGATTGTGGCGTTAGGGTTGCTTAAAGCAGCATTTGCACCACTAGGCTTAACCTATTTAGCGGTGCTAATTGTGCAGATATTGGCACCGGCCGTGATAAGTGGCAACCGTACTTAA
- the atpE gene encoding F0F1 ATP synthase subunit C, with amino-acid sequence MENLNMDLLYMAAAIMMGLAAIGAAIGIGILGGKFLEGAARQPDLIPLLRTQFFIVMGLVDAIPMIAVGLGLYVMFAVA; translated from the coding sequence ATGGAAAACCTGAATATGGATCTGCTGTACATGGCTGCCGCTATAATGATGGGTTTAGCGGCAATCGGTGCTGCGATCGGTATCGGCATCCTGGGTGGTAAATTTTTGGAAGGCGCTGCGCGTCAGCCTGACCTGATTCCTCTGCTGCGTACACAGTTCTTTATCGTCATGGGCCTGGTTGACGCCATCCCTATGATCGCTGTTGGTCTGGGTCTGTACGTGATGTTTGCTGTCGCGTAA
- the atpB gene encoding F0F1 ATP synthase subunit A, translated as MSASGEISTPRDYIGHHLNNLQLDLRTFELVNPQSPGPATFWTLNIDSLFFSVVLGLAFLFIFRKVAAGATSGVPGKLQTAVELIIGFVDNSVRDMYHGKSKVIAPLALTVFVWVLLMNMMDLLPIDLLPLIGERVFGLPALRVVPTADVSITLSMALGVFILILFYSIKMKGVGGFVKELTMQPFNHPIFIPVNLILEGVSLLSKPVSLGLRLFGNMYAGELIFILIAGLLPWWSQWMLSLPWAIFHILIITLQAFIFMVLTIVYLSMASEEH; from the coding sequence ATGTCTGCATCAGGAGAAATCTCTACTCCAAGGGACTACATAGGACACCATCTGAATAACCTTCAGTTGGACCTGCGTACCTTTGAGTTGGTCAATCCCCAATCACCTGGCCCTGCGACGTTCTGGACGTTGAACATTGACTCTTTGTTCTTCTCTGTCGTGCTGGGGTTAGCTTTTCTGTTTATTTTCCGCAAAGTTGCGGCAGGTGCCACCAGTGGCGTGCCGGGTAAATTGCAGACAGCAGTTGAGCTCATTATCGGGTTTGTCGATAACAGCGTTCGGGATATGTACCACGGCAAAAGTAAAGTCATCGCACCATTAGCCCTGACCGTGTTTGTTTGGGTTTTATTGATGAACATGATGGATTTACTACCAATCGATTTACTGCCTCTCATCGGTGAACGTGTCTTTGGGTTACCAGCACTGCGTGTGGTACCTACGGCTGATGTGAGTATTACCTTGTCCATGGCATTGGGTGTATTCATCCTGATCCTGTTCTATAGCATTAAAATGAAAGGTGTAGGCGGCTTCGTAAAAGAATTAACGATGCAGCCGTTCAATCACCCGATATTCATTCCAGTTAACTTAATTCTGGAAGGTGTCAGCCTGCTGTCCAAACCGGTTTCACTCGGTCTGCGACTGTTCGGCAACATGTATGCGGGTGAGTTGATCTTCATCCTGATTGCTGGCCTGTTGCCGTGGTGGTCACAGTGGATGCTCAGTTTACCTTGGGCTATTTTCCACATACTGATCATTACGTTACAAGCCTTTATCTTCATGGTTCTGACGATTGTCTATCTGTCGATGGCGTCCGAAGAGCACTGA
- the atpF gene encoding F0F1 ATP synthase subunit B encodes MNLNATILGQAIAFVLFVLFCMKYIWPPIMAAIEKRQKEIADGLSSAERAKKDLDLAQANATDQLKKAKAEAQVIIEQASKRKAQILDEAKAEAEQERNKIVAQAQAEIDAERKRAREELRKQVAMLAIAGAEKIIERSVDEAANSDIVDKLVAEL; translated from the coding sequence GTGAATCTTAACGCAACAATCCTCGGCCAGGCCATCGCGTTTGTCCTGTTTGTCCTGTTTTGTATGAAGTATATATGGCCGCCGATTATGGCTGCTATCGAGAAGCGTCAAAAAGAAATTGCTGACGGTCTCTCTTCTGCAGAACGTGCCAAAAAAGATTTGGACTTAGCGCAAGCCAATGCGACCGACCAACTGAAGAAGGCCAAAGCAGAAGCACAGGTGATTATTGAGCAGGCAAGTAAACGCAAAGCTCAGATCCTTGATGAAGCTAAAGCAGAAGCTGAACAGGAACGTAACAAAATCGTGGCGCAAGCGCAGGCAGAGATCGACGCCGAACGTAAGCGTGCTCGTGAAGAGTTGCGTAAGCAAGTCGCGATGTTGGCTATAGCTGGCGCCGAGAAGATCATCGAACGTTCCGTGGATGAAGCTGCTAACAGCGACATCGTTGATAAACTGGTCGCTGAACTGTAA
- the atpH gene encoding F0F1 ATP synthase subunit delta: protein MSEFVTVARPYAKAAFDFAVEHQAVERWQDMLAFTAQVTRNEQIAELLSGAVAPETMSKTFIAVCGDQLDEPAQNFIRVMAENGRLLVLPEVLQQFIQLRASLESTVDVEVSSASPLNDEQLAKIAAAMEKRLSRKVKLNCKIDKSVMAGVVIRAGDMVIDGSVRGRLERLADVLQS, encoded by the coding sequence ATGTCTGAATTTGTAACTGTAGCTCGCCCCTACGCCAAAGCAGCTTTTGACTTTGCTGTTGAGCACCAGGCGGTTGAGCGTTGGCAAGATATGCTGGCGTTTACTGCCCAAGTGACTCGCAATGAACAAATCGCTGAATTGCTTTCCGGTGCTGTAGCGCCAGAAACAATGTCTAAGACGTTTATTGCAGTCTGTGGTGATCAGCTCGATGAACCCGCACAGAACTTCATTCGAGTTATGGCGGAGAATGGCCGTTTACTGGTTCTTCCTGAGGTGTTGCAGCAGTTTATTCAACTGCGTGCCTCACTGGAGTCGACCGTCGACGTTGAAGTGAGCTCTGCGAGCCCATTGAACGACGAACAGCTGGCTAAAATTGCCGCTGCGATGGAAAAACGTCTGTCACGCAAAGTTAAGCTGAATTGCAAAATTGATAAGTCTGTAATGGCCGGCGTAGTAATACGTGCGGGCGATATGGTGATAGATGGCAGCGTTCGCGGTCGTCTTGAACGCCTGGCAGACGTCTTGCAGTCTTAA